In one Lycium barbarum isolate Lr01 chromosome 7, ASM1917538v2, whole genome shotgun sequence genomic region, the following are encoded:
- the LOC132604055 gene encoding uncharacterized protein LOC132604055, which produces MLFADDIVLIDETRSGVNAKLECWRHTLESKGFTLSRTKTEYLECKFSEATQEADLEVRLGTQAIQKKSSFKYLGSIVQGSGEIDDDVTHRIGAGWMKCRLASGVLCDKKVPPKLKGKFYKVVVRPTMLYGAECWPVKISHVQKMKVAEMRMLRWMCGHTKSDRIRNEDIRDKVGVASVEDKMREARLRWFGHVKRRDTDAPVRRCERLAMDGFRQGRGRPKKYWGEVIRHDMAQLQLTEDMTLDRRVWRTQIRVEG; this is translated from the coding sequence ATGCTTTttgcggacgacatagtcctgattgatgagactcgtagcggagttaacgctaagctggagtgttggagacatactctggagtctaaagggtttacgctgagtaggaccaagacagagtacttggagtgtaagttcagtgaagcaactcaggaggctgacttggaagtaaggcttggtacccaggccatccagaagaaaagtagtttcaagtaccttgggtctattgtgcaaggcagcggggagattgacgatgatgtcacacatcgtattggggcagggtggatgaaatgtaggcttgcttccggagtgctatgtgacaaaaaggtgccaccaaaacttaagggcaagttctacaaagtggtggttagaccgactatgttgtatggggcggagtgttggccagttaagatctctcacgttcaaaagatgaaagttgccgagatgagaatgttgagatggatgtgtggccacaccaagagtgacaggattaggaatgaggatattcgggataaggtgggggtggcctcggtggaagacaagatgcgagaagcgagattgagatggtttgggcatgtgaagaggagagatacagatgccccagtgcggaggtgtgagaggttggccatggatggtttcagacaaggtaggggtaggccgaaaaagtattggggagaggtaattagacacgacatggcgcaattacagcttaccgaggacatgaccttagataggagggtttggaggacccaaattagggtagaaggctag